A window of Tautonia plasticadhaerens contains these coding sequences:
- a CDS encoding ABC transporter ATP-binding protein — translation MIELIGVTKAFGRKRAVDGLDLAVRPGELFAFLGPNGAGKTTTIKMICGLLSPSGGIVRIGGFPASSREARQLIAYVPDQPYLYEKLTGREFLRFVVEMYGLERRRASAKIEELVDVFEMGDYVDELCENYSHGMKQRVVFASALVHEPRVLIVDEPLVGLDPRSGRIVKDLFLSQARSGVAVLMSTHLLSIAEELADTIGIIDRGKMLMTGSLAEIRERSQMHGPLEDLFLKLTGGDRPRPSASRNGSATAEIDTEPIELGDRQP, via the coding sequence ATGATCGAGCTGATCGGCGTGACGAAGGCCTTCGGCCGCAAGCGGGCCGTCGACGGGCTGGACCTGGCGGTCCGCCCCGGCGAGCTGTTCGCGTTCCTCGGGCCCAACGGCGCCGGCAAGACCACGACGATCAAGATGATCTGCGGGCTCCTGTCCCCCTCCGGCGGCATCGTCCGGATCGGCGGCTTCCCCGCCTCCAGCCGGGAGGCCCGCCAGCTGATCGCCTACGTCCCCGACCAGCCTTACCTGTACGAGAAGCTCACCGGCCGGGAGTTCCTCCGGTTCGTCGTCGAGATGTATGGGCTGGAGCGCCGCCGGGCCTCGGCGAAGATCGAGGAGCTGGTCGACGTCTTCGAGATGGGGGACTACGTCGACGAGCTCTGCGAGAACTACTCGCACGGCATGAAGCAGCGGGTCGTCTTCGCCTCGGCCCTGGTGCACGAGCCGAGGGTGCTGATCGTCGACGAGCCGCTCGTGGGGCTCGACCCCCGGAGCGGCCGGATCGTCAAGGATCTGTTCCTCTCCCAGGCCCGATCGGGCGTGGCCGTGCTGATGTCGACGCACCTGCTGTCGATCGCCGAGGAGCTGGCCGACACGATCGGCATCATCGACCGGGGCAAGATGCTGATGACCGGCTCCCTGGCCGAGATCCGGGAGCGTTCCCAGATGCACGGGCCGCTGGAGGACCTGTTCCTGAAGCTGACCGGGGGGGACCGCCCCCGACCGTCGGCCTCCCGCAACGGCTCCGCGACGGCCGAAATCGACACCGAGCCGATCGAGCTGGGGGACCGCCAGCCGTGA
- a CDS encoding putative ABC transporter permease subunit, whose product MTRRPDAPPPPPMAPPRRVARGFGFLRGRLMANHGSILLSQSLLRLSTVVVCSAVFWAGLFLLFFEGFRFLDDYVQVTNEIVEYLFSVFFLSLLIMLLASTGIILYASLFRSREAYFLLATPAPEDRVFSHKFIEAMAFSSWGFLLLGSPMMVAYGITSMAPWPFYPIALAFHLAFVAIPGGVGAVAAILLANLLPRQRKTVLVGSGVLVVAGLAYTGLQVWTTPGSTLSSEWMNALLGRLEFSTNHLLPSRWIAAGLLRSARGEWGDGLFYLMVTASHAMLAYLAAAVVARDLYRVGYGRVLGGRSARRHFGWYGADAAFHRLFGFIAEPIRLLILKDLRTFRRDPTQWSQFLIFFGLLAFYFVNIRRLGYDVQSPYFRNLLGFLNLAVTALILSTFTSRFIFPMLSLEGRNLWLLGLFPVPRRSIIWGKFAFAAGISLVATEVLILLSGLMLKVGGVMLALHAAIVAVLCFGLSAISVGLGARLPNLREEDPSKIAAGFGGTLNLLVSLAFIVLVIGPPAVLSHLYFAGRGSDIYQVIGRRSEGVLHTRLLLAAGVSLLVGAVATIVPMRIGIRAFERMEC is encoded by the coding sequence GTGACCAGACGCCCCGACGCCCCTCCCCCCCCGCCGATGGCCCCCCCCCGCCGGGTCGCCCGGGGGTTCGGCTTCCTCCGCGGCCGGCTGATGGCCAACCACGGCAGCATCCTCCTCTCGCAGTCGCTGCTGAGGCTCTCCACTGTCGTCGTCTGCTCGGCCGTCTTCTGGGCCGGCCTGTTCCTGCTCTTCTTCGAGGGCTTCCGCTTCCTCGACGACTACGTCCAGGTCACCAACGAGATCGTCGAGTACCTCTTCAGCGTCTTCTTCCTGTCGCTGCTGATCATGCTCCTCGCCTCGACGGGCATCATCCTCTATGCGTCGCTCTTCCGGAGCCGGGAGGCGTACTTCCTGCTCGCCACCCCGGCACCGGAGGACCGGGTCTTCTCCCACAAGTTCATCGAGGCCATGGCCTTCTCCTCCTGGGGCTTCCTGCTGCTGGGGAGCCCGATGATGGTGGCCTACGGCATCACCTCGATGGCCCCCTGGCCGTTCTACCCGATCGCGCTGGCGTTTCACCTGGCCTTCGTGGCGATCCCCGGGGGCGTCGGCGCGGTGGCGGCGATCCTGCTGGCGAACCTGCTGCCCCGGCAGCGGAAGACGGTGCTGGTCGGCTCCGGGGTGCTGGTCGTGGCGGGGCTCGCCTACACGGGGTTGCAGGTCTGGACGACGCCGGGGTCGACCCTCTCCAGCGAATGGATGAACGCCCTGCTCGGCCGCCTGGAGTTCAGCACCAACCACCTGCTGCCCAGCCGATGGATCGCCGCGGGGCTGCTCCGGTCGGCCCGGGGGGAGTGGGGGGACGGCCTGTTCTACCTGATGGTGACCGCCTCCCACGCGATGCTCGCCTACCTGGCGGCGGCGGTGGTGGCGAGGGACCTCTACCGGGTCGGCTACGGCCGGGTGCTCGGCGGCCGGTCGGCCCGCCGCCACTTCGGCTGGTACGGCGCCGACGCCGCCTTCCACCGCCTCTTCGGCTTCATCGCCGAGCCGATCCGCCTGCTGATCCTCAAGGACCTCCGCACCTTCCGGAGGGACCCGACCCAGTGGTCGCAGTTCCTGATCTTCTTCGGGCTGCTGGCGTTCTACTTCGTCAACATCCGACGGCTCGGCTACGACGTGCAGAGCCCCTACTTCCGCAACCTGCTGGGCTTCCTGAACCTGGCGGTCACGGCCCTGATCCTGTCGACCTTCACCAGCCGGTTCATCTTCCCGATGCTCTCGCTGGAGGGGCGCAACCTCTGGCTGCTGGGGCTGTTCCCGGTGCCGAGGCGGTCGATCATCTGGGGCAAGTTCGCCTTCGCGGCGGGCATCTCGCTGGTGGCCACCGAGGTCCTGATCCTGCTGAGCGGCCTGATGCTCAAGGTCGGCGGCGTGATGCTCGCCCTGCACGCGGCGATCGTGGCCGTGCTCTGCTTCGGGCTGTCGGCCATCAGCGTCGGCCTCGGCGCGAGGCTGCCGAACCTCCGCGAGGAGGACCCCTCCAAGATCGCCGCCGGCTTCGGCGGGACGCTGAACCTGCTGGTCAGCCTCGCCTTCATCGTGCTGGTGATCGGCCCCCCGGCGGTCCTCAGCCACCTCTACTTCGCCGGCCGGGGCTCGGACATCTACCAGGTGATCGGCCGCCGGTCGGAGGGGGTGCTCCACACCCGATTGCTCCTCGCCGCGGGGGTCAGCCTCCTCGTCGGCGCCGTCGCCACGATCGTCCCCATGCGGATCGGCATCCGGGCCTTCGAGCGGATGGAGTGCTGA
- a CDS encoding menaquinone biosynthetic enzyme MqnA/MqnD family protein translates to MGAVRYLNAKPLYFGLGAIAPGVRLEMDLPSRLADRLGSGALDVALIPSVEYLRGAQLGYRILPGFAIASGGPVRSVKLYSRVPFDRIDRLALDEGSRTSQALARVWLAEAHGVRPTLVESLPMGVPVQESTADAVLLIGDRAMRDPDEPFHAVVDLAEAWKGLTGLPFVFALWVAREGVDLGDLPEILARCRSEGLAHVDRIADEVGPGLGLTRGECIDYLTRNISYDLGESEVTALRLFARKAAALGLAPEDVDLAFADTRRLPDPAARR, encoded by the coding sequence GTGGGTGCCGTGAGGTACCTGAACGCGAAGCCGCTCTATTTCGGGCTCGGGGCGATCGCTCCCGGGGTCCGGCTGGAGATGGACCTGCCGAGCCGGCTGGCCGACCGCCTGGGCTCCGGGGCGCTGGACGTGGCGTTGATCCCGTCGGTCGAGTATCTTCGGGGGGCGCAGCTCGGCTACCGGATCCTGCCGGGGTTCGCCATCGCCTCCGGCGGGCCGGTGCGGAGCGTCAAGCTCTACAGCCGGGTGCCGTTCGACCGGATCGACCGCCTCGCGCTGGACGAAGGGTCCCGGACCAGCCAGGCGCTGGCCCGGGTCTGGTTGGCCGAGGCCCACGGGGTCCGGCCAACGCTCGTCGAATCCCTGCCGATGGGGGTGCCGGTGCAGGAGAGCACGGCCGATGCCGTCCTGCTCATCGGCGACCGGGCGATGCGGGACCCGGACGAGCCCTTCCACGCCGTGGTCGACCTGGCCGAGGCCTGGAAGGGCCTGACCGGCCTGCCCTTCGTCTTCGCCCTCTGGGTGGCCCGGGAGGGCGTCGACCTGGGGGATTTGCCCGAGATCCTCGCCCGGTGCCGCTCCGAGGGCCTGGCCCACGTGGACCGGATCGCCGACGAGGTCGGGCCGGGGCTCGGCCTGACCCGGGGCGAGTGCATCGACTACCTGACCCGGAATATCTCGTACGATCTGGGCGAGTCGGAGGTCACCGCCCTCCGCCTGTTCGCCCGGAAGGCCGCCGCGCTGGGGCTCGCCCCGGAGGATGTGGACCTTGCCTTCGCCGACACCCGACGTCTCCCGGATCCTGCGGCGCGCCGCTGA
- the mqnC gene encoding cyclic dehypoxanthinyl futalosine synthase, producing MPSPTPDVSRILRRAAEGDRLSFDEGVTLLREGDLLSLGRAADAACKRLHPEPYRTYNIDRNINYSNVCAAICHFCAFYRKVGDTDAYVLDRDVLLGKIRETVELGGDQILMQGGLHPELPFEWYTDLLRDIKAAYPRVNVHGFSPPEIHFLARKFKMPVIEVLRRFKEAGLGSLPGGGGEILVDRVRKILTKGKVLTDDWLAVHRAWHELGGISTATMMYGHVETLEERIEHLERCRQLQDETGGLTAFISWTFQPDNTEMDHIPPKGAHEYLRVQAVSRLYLDNVPNIQSSWVTQGPAIGGLALYFGANDMGSLMIEENVVSKAGTVFHLSVGEIRRAIREAGYVPRQRNVFYEYLDADPLAEPAAEPVGA from the coding sequence TTGCCTTCGCCGACACCCGACGTCTCCCGGATCCTGCGGCGCGCCGCTGAGGGCGATCGCCTCTCGTTCGACGAGGGCGTCACCCTGCTGAGGGAGGGGGACCTGCTCTCGCTCGGCCGCGCCGCCGACGCGGCCTGCAAGCGGCTCCACCCCGAGCCGTACCGGACGTACAACATCGACCGCAACATCAATTATTCGAACGTCTGCGCGGCGATCTGCCACTTCTGCGCCTTCTACCGCAAGGTGGGGGACACCGACGCCTACGTCCTCGACCGCGACGTCCTGCTGGGGAAGATCCGGGAGACGGTCGAGCTGGGGGGGGACCAGATCCTCATGCAGGGCGGCCTGCACCCCGAGCTGCCCTTCGAGTGGTACACCGACCTGCTCCGGGACATCAAGGCCGCCTACCCCCGGGTCAACGTCCACGGCTTCAGCCCCCCGGAGATCCACTTCCTCGCCAGGAAGTTCAAGATGCCGGTGATCGAGGTCCTCCGCCGCTTCAAGGAGGCGGGGCTCGGCAGCCTGCCCGGCGGCGGCGGGGAGATCCTCGTCGACCGCGTCCGCAAGATCCTCACCAAGGGGAAGGTCCTCACCGACGACTGGCTCGCCGTCCACCGGGCCTGGCACGAGCTGGGCGGCATCTCGACGGCCACGATGATGTACGGCCACGTCGAGACGCTGGAGGAGCGCATCGAGCACCTGGAGCGCTGCCGACAGCTCCAGGACGAGACGGGCGGCCTGACCGCCTTCATCTCCTGGACCTTCCAGCCCGACAACACCGAGATGGACCACATCCCCCCCAAGGGGGCCCACGAGTATTTGCGCGTCCAGGCGGTCTCCCGGCTCTACCTCGACAACGTCCCGAACATCCAGTCGTCCTGGGTCACCCAGGGTCCGGCCATCGGCGGCCTGGCCTTGTACTTCGGCGCCAACGACATGGGAAGCCTGATGATCGAGGAGAACGTCGTCTCCAAGGCGGGCACGGTCTTCCACCTCTCGGTCGGGGAGATCCGCCGGGCGATCCGGGAGGCCGGCTACGTCCCCCGCCAGCGGAACGTCTTCTACGAGTACCTCGACGCCGATCCCCTGGCCGAGCCCGCCGCCGAGCCGGTGGGGGCATGA
- a CDS encoding ABC transporter ATP-binding protein, whose product MIQVEHLSKAFLDYRRGWIPAVDDVSFACEPGEIFGLLGPNGAGKTTTLRILSTVLRPTAGRAIVAGHDVVAEPGEVRTRIGFMSANTGVYDRMSAWELVEYFGRLYGIEREPLRERMERLFGWLQMDDFRDVLGSKMSTGMRQKVSIARTIVHDPPVLIFDEPTSGLDVLVARAVMLKIAELRDRGKTIIFSTHSMQEVSKLCDRVAIIYKGRLQAEGRPTELLDRFGQPDLEELFFHLVERADLGAVAPT is encoded by the coding sequence ATGATCCAGGTCGAGCACCTCAGCAAGGCGTTCCTCGACTACCGGAGGGGCTGGATCCCCGCGGTGGACGACGTGAGCTTCGCGTGCGAGCCGGGGGAGATCTTCGGCCTGCTCGGCCCCAACGGGGCGGGCAAGACGACCACGCTCCGGATCCTGAGCACGGTCCTGAGGCCCACCGCCGGCCGGGCGATCGTCGCCGGGCACGACGTGGTGGCCGAGCCGGGGGAGGTCCGCACCCGGATCGGCTTCATGTCGGCCAACACCGGCGTATATGATCGCATGTCGGCCTGGGAACTCGTCGAATACTTCGGCCGGCTCTACGGCATCGAACGCGAGCCGCTCCGGGAGCGCATGGAGCGGCTCTTCGGCTGGCTCCAGATGGACGACTTCCGCGACGTGCTCGGCTCGAAGATGTCGACCGGCATGAGGCAGAAGGTCTCGATCGCCCGCACGATCGTCCACGACCCGCCGGTCCTGATCTTCGACGAGCCGACCTCGGGGCTCGACGTGCTGGTGGCCCGGGCCGTCATGCTGAAGATCGCCGAGCTGCGGGACCGGGGCAAGACGATCATCTTCTCCACGCACTCGATGCAGGAGGTCTCCAAGCTCTGCGACCGCGTCGCCATCATCTACAAGGGCCGGCTCCAGGCCGAGGGCCGGCCGACCGAACTGCTCGACCGCTTCGGCCAGCCCGACCTGGAGGAGCTGTTCTTCCACCTCGTCGAGCGGGCCGACCTCGGGGCCGTCGCCCCGACGTGA
- a CDS encoding ABC transporter permease subunit/CPBP intramembrane protease, whose translation MRWSRIRLIFGRELRDQLRDRRTLFMIFGLPVLLYPILGFTVKELTAAFEQKPRNVVVVGAEHLPEQPPLLQEDGAGGVGFAGELSAEFAPAPMFVRAASSEGPWGDPEQQLLAMRRGQVDVVVEIPGDVREQIEAVQRPTIKIAYLRSDEQSLATYRDVEEIIARWQDAIVSRRLAADEKPAEYVSPVEVEGVDLARQVTGSSASGASIWARIFPFLLVMMALTGAFYPAIDLCAGEKERGTMETLLISPAYRSEIVVGKFLTVMAASAATALLNLASMGLTMAVLGRQLAGSLGPGAEAGPGSPLDELSPPSLTALAWMVVLLIPLSGFFSAVCLALAVLARSMKEGQYYMTPLYLVTLPLIFLTLMPGVELNPFYSLVPVTGVSLLLKKLILEQYGEAQSYILPVLLSTTVYGLVALRWAVGQFRSEQVLFREAERFDLALWFRHLVRDRGPVPSGGQAMACFALIIALSWYTQILISGADPLAGLALGQLVFILMPPLAMALVFTSSPRRTLRLSWPGWLPLALGVGLAAALNPVSSELRPIVMELFPIPPAIERALEGLQEAIPDLATAVLLLAVIPAICEEVAFRGYILSGLETAASRWTAIVLSAFLFGFLHVLISLFQQFFNATLLGLVLGWMAVRTRSLLPGIAFHLTNNALAVLGPSLAAGWLYRDRELFLYRWPWVALGVVGSAAMLLVLSRVGSPEPESAPPAGAPTGRETLPSDADRR comes from the coding sequence ATGAGATGGTCCCGAATCCGACTGATCTTCGGCAGGGAGCTGCGTGACCAGCTCCGAGACCGCCGGACCCTCTTCATGATCTTCGGCCTGCCTGTGCTGCTCTACCCGATCCTCGGCTTCACGGTGAAGGAGCTGACCGCGGCCTTCGAGCAGAAGCCGAGGAACGTGGTCGTCGTCGGTGCCGAGCACCTGCCGGAGCAGCCTCCGCTGCTCCAGGAGGACGGGGCGGGGGGGGTCGGATTCGCCGGGGAGCTCTCGGCCGAGTTCGCCCCGGCGCCGATGTTCGTGCGGGCCGCCTCCTCGGAAGGCCCCTGGGGGGACCCGGAGCAGCAGCTGCTCGCCATGAGGAGGGGGCAGGTCGACGTGGTCGTCGAGATCCCCGGGGACGTCCGGGAGCAGATCGAGGCCGTGCAGCGGCCGACGATCAAGATCGCCTACCTCCGGTCCGACGAGCAGAGCCTGGCCACCTACCGGGACGTGGAGGAGATCATCGCCCGGTGGCAGGACGCGATCGTCTCCCGGCGCCTCGCCGCCGACGAGAAGCCGGCCGAGTACGTCTCCCCGGTCGAGGTCGAGGGGGTGGATCTGGCCCGGCAGGTCACCGGGTCGTCCGCCTCGGGGGCGAGCATCTGGGCCCGAATCTTCCCGTTCCTGCTGGTGATGATGGCCCTCACCGGCGCCTTCTACCCGGCCATCGACCTCTGCGCCGGCGAGAAGGAGCGGGGGACGATGGAGACGCTGCTGATCAGCCCGGCCTACCGCAGCGAGATCGTCGTCGGCAAGTTCCTGACCGTCATGGCCGCCAGCGCCGCCACGGCGCTGCTGAACCTGGCGAGCATGGGATTGACGATGGCCGTGCTCGGCCGGCAGCTCGCCGGCAGCCTCGGGCCCGGGGCCGAGGCGGGGCCGGGCTCCCCGCTCGACGAGCTGAGCCCGCCGTCCCTGACGGCCCTGGCGTGGATGGTCGTGCTGCTGATCCCGCTCTCGGGCTTCTTCAGCGCCGTCTGCCTGGCGCTGGCGGTGCTCGCCCGGAGCATGAAGGAGGGGCAGTATTACATGACGCCCCTCTACCTCGTCACCCTGCCCCTGATCTTCCTCACGCTGATGCCCGGCGTGGAGCTGAACCCGTTCTACAGCCTGGTGCCGGTCACGGGCGTCTCGCTGCTCCTGAAGAAGCTGATCCTGGAGCAGTACGGCGAGGCGCAGTCGTACATCCTGCCCGTGCTGCTGTCGACGACCGTCTACGGCCTCGTCGCCCTGCGGTGGGCGGTCGGCCAGTTCCGGAGCGAGCAGGTGCTGTTCCGGGAGGCGGAGCGGTTCGACCTCGCCCTGTGGTTCCGGCACCTGGTCCGGGACCGGGGCCCGGTCCCCTCGGGGGGGCAGGCGATGGCCTGCTTCGCCCTCATCATCGCGCTGTCCTGGTACACGCAAATCCTCATCTCCGGGGCCGACCCGCTTGCCGGGCTGGCCCTGGGGCAGCTCGTCTTCATCCTGATGCCCCCGTTGGCGATGGCCCTGGTGTTCACCTCCAGCCCGAGGCGGACGCTCCGGCTCTCCTGGCCGGGCTGGTTGCCGCTGGCGCTGGGGGTCGGCCTGGCGGCGGCGCTCAACCCGGTGTCGAGCGAGCTGAGGCCGATCGTGATGGAGCTGTTCCCGATCCCCCCGGCGATCGAGCGGGCGTTGGAGGGGCTCCAGGAGGCGATCCCCGACCTCGCCACCGCGGTGCTGCTGCTGGCCGTCATCCCGGCGATCTGCGAGGAGGTGGCCTTCCGGGGCTACATCCTCTCGGGCCTGGAGACGGCGGCGTCGCGGTGGACGGCGATCGTGCTCTCGGCCTTCCTGTTCGGGTTCCTGCACGTGCTCATCAGCCTCTTCCAGCAGTTCTTCAACGCCACGCTGCTGGGCCTGGTGCTCGGCTGGATGGCCGTGCGGACGAGGAGCCTTCTGCCGGGGATCGCCTTCCACCTGACCAACAACGCCCTGGCCGTGCTCGGCCCGAGCCTGGCGGCCGGCTGGCTCTACCGGGACCGGGAGCTGTTCCTCTACCGCTGGCCCTGGGTGGCGCTGGGCGTGGTCGGCTCGGCGGCGATGCTCCTGGTCCTCTCCCGGGTCGGCTCCCCCGAGCCGGAGTCGGCCCCCCCGGCCGGGGCCCCCACCGGTCGGGAGACCCTCCCCTCCGACGCCGACCGACGATGA
- a CDS encoding amidohydrolase family protein has product MSTPDDLTLAARVVLPVEGGPIAGGLVTIREGRIAAVGGPGDRSADLDLGNVALIPGLVNAHTHLELSPLDGEAGRDDPASWPEDEVDWLRRVVAHRIGRSPEALRDAVGRNLDDAIDAGTTLLADTTTAGLSWPLVCSAPLRAVVFAELIGLKRMRGLETNRHAWDWIGSIGPVDQVVANARPGLSPHAPYSTAGWLYHRSAAGGMPLSTHLAELPEELELLRTRGGRLREFLEGLGAWDDDWEPISPEPADYIRQGGLREADWIVAHGTYLDPADFWQLRPEAAPDGHRVAVAYCPRTHARFGHRPHPFREMLEHGVVVCLGTDSRASTPSLSILDEMRFLHARHPGLGGALLLTMGTLFGAWALRAETVTGSLKAGKSADLAVVPLPDRDDADPYDLLLGTDLQVVASAFEGRFRADPGWKAGADLPRA; this is encoded by the coding sequence ATGAGCACGCCCGACGACCTCACCCTGGCCGCCCGGGTCGTCCTCCCCGTCGAGGGGGGGCCGATCGCCGGCGGCCTGGTGACGATCCGGGAGGGGCGGATCGCCGCCGTCGGGGGGCCCGGCGACCGGTCGGCCGACCTGGACCTCGGCAACGTCGCCCTTATCCCCGGCCTGGTCAACGCCCACACCCACCTGGAACTCTCCCCCCTCGACGGCGAGGCCGGGCGGGACGACCCCGCCTCCTGGCCCGAGGACGAGGTCGACTGGCTCCGCCGGGTGGTCGCCCACCGGATCGGCCGGTCGCCGGAGGCCCTCCGAGACGCCGTCGGCCGCAACCTCGACGACGCGATCGACGCGGGCACCACCCTGCTGGCCGACACCACCACCGCCGGCCTGAGCTGGCCGCTCGTCTGCTCGGCCCCCCTGCGGGCGGTCGTCTTCGCCGAGCTGATCGGCCTGAAGCGGATGCGGGGGCTGGAGACCAACCGACACGCCTGGGACTGGATCGGCTCGATCGGGCCGGTCGACCAGGTCGTCGCCAACGCCCGACCCGGCCTCAGCCCGCACGCCCCCTACAGCACCGCCGGGTGGCTCTACCACCGGTCCGCCGCCGGGGGCATGCCCCTCTCGACCCACCTGGCCGAGCTTCCCGAGGAGCTGGAGCTGCTCCGGACCCGGGGGGGCCGGCTCCGCGAGTTCCTCGAAGGGCTCGGCGCCTGGGACGACGACTGGGAGCCGATCAGCCCCGAGCCGGCCGACTACATCCGCCAGGGCGGACTCCGGGAGGCCGACTGGATCGTCGCCCACGGCACCTACCTCGACCCGGCGGACTTCTGGCAGCTCCGCCCCGAGGCCGCCCCGGACGGCCACCGGGTCGCCGTGGCCTATTGCCCCCGGACGCACGCCCGGTTCGGCCACCGGCCTCACCCGTTCCGGGAGATGCTGGAGCACGGCGTGGTCGTCTGCCTCGGCACCGACAGCCGGGCCTCGACGCCGAGCCTCAGCATCCTGGACGAGATGCGGTTCCTCCACGCCCGGCACCCCGGACTCGGCGGCGCGCTCCTGCTGACCATGGGCACCCTCTTCGGCGCCTGGGCACTGCGGGCCGAGACGGTCACCGGCAGCCTCAAGGCCGGCAAGTCGGCCGACCTCGCCGTCGTCCCGCTGCCGGATCGGGACGACGCCGACCCCTATGACCTGTTGCTCGGTACCGACCTGCAGGTCGTCGCCTCCGCCTTCGAGGGCCGCTTCCGGGCCGACCCGGGCTGGAAGGCCGGGGCCGACCTGCCCCGGGCCTGA
- a CDS encoding 30S ribosomal protein THX, which produces MGKGDKRTKRGKLFRKSYGKSRPKPRKIRQDRAKAAASTPAEG; this is translated from the coding sequence ATGGGCAAGGGCGATAAGCGGACCAAGCGCGGCAAGCTGTTCCGGAAGTCGTACGGCAAGAGCCGCCCCAAGCCTCGCAAGATCCGACAGGACAGGGCCAAGGCCGCCGCCTCGACGCCGGCCGAGGGCTGA
- a CDS encoding type I phosphomannose isomerase catalytic subunit has protein sequence MNTEGPLTPLRFDPILKRLIWGGRRLGDLLHKPIGPESDYAESWELSDHRHGRSVVRGGPLDGSTLHDLVVGRGPELLGPGLAPRDQFPLLVKFIDANRVLSVQVHPDDAQGRRLADDNGKNESWVVIAADPGSRIYAGLKEGVTRPRFAEALGSGRVEEFLHSFEPTPGDCIHIPAGTVHAIGAGVMLAEVQQMSDATFRVFDWGRLGPDGRPRQLHVAEALEVTDFSGGPVDPVRTRPEPMEGGTLEHLVRCPYFLLDRLRVTGPASVGAADRSRFTALVGLGGSASVSYGGESYPVGLGETLLLPASIGSCTMTAEAGEATVLACTLP, from the coding sequence ATGAACACCGAAGGACCGCTGACCCCCCTGCGCTTCGACCCCATTTTGAAGCGCCTGATCTGGGGGGGCCGACGCCTGGGGGACCTGCTGCACAAGCCGATCGGCCCCGAGTCGGACTACGCCGAGTCCTGGGAGCTCTCCGACCACCGACACGGCCGGAGCGTCGTCCGGGGGGGCCCGCTCGACGGCTCGACCCTGCACGACCTGGTCGTCGGCCGGGGCCCCGAGCTGCTCGGGCCGGGCCTCGCCCCCCGGGACCAGTTCCCCCTGCTGGTGAAGTTCATCGACGCCAACCGGGTGCTCTCGGTCCAGGTCCACCCGGACGACGCCCAGGGCCGACGCCTGGCCGACGACAACGGCAAGAACGAGTCCTGGGTGGTGATCGCCGCCGACCCGGGCAGCCGGATCTACGCCGGGCTCAAGGAGGGGGTGACGCGGCCCCGGTTCGCCGAGGCGCTAGGGTCGGGCCGCGTCGAGGAGTTCCTGCACTCCTTCGAGCCGACGCCGGGGGACTGCATCCACATCCCGGCGGGGACCGTACACGCCATCGGCGCCGGGGTGATGCTGGCCGAGGTCCAGCAGATGTCCGACGCCACCTTCCGCGTCTTCGACTGGGGACGCCTCGGGCCCGACGGCCGTCCCCGGCAATTGCACGTCGCCGAGGCGCTGGAGGTCACCGACTTCTCCGGGGGGCCCGTCGATCCCGTCCGGACCCGGCCCGAGCCGATGGAAGGCGGGACCCTCGAACACCTCGTCCGGTGCCCGTACTTCCTCCTGGACCGGCTCCGGGTGACCGGCCCGGCCTCGGTCGGCGCCGCCGACCGCTCCCGGTTCACCGCCCTGGTCGGGCTCGGCGGCTCGGCCTCGGTGTCCTACGGGGGCGAGTCGTACCCGGTCGGCCTCGGCGAGACGCTCCTGCTGCCGGCCTCCATCGGCTCCTGCACGATGACCGCCGAGGCCGGGGAGGCGACCGTGCTGGCCTGCACTCTGCCCTGA